The following nucleotide sequence is from Gymnodinialimonas sp. 202GB13-11.
GTGCCTTATGGGACGTTGCTGTGCGTGTCGGACAAGCCGCTCCATGGTGAATTGAAGCTGCCCGGCATGGCCTCTGACTTCTACAAGACGCAGGTTGCGCGGCACCTGCTGATCGGAATTTGCGCCATGGAACACTTGCGAGAGATGCCTTTGGAGCGCCTTCACAGCCGGAAATTGCGGTCATTCCAGGAGACTGCATTCCTTTAACAGGACAAAAATCGCCGATTCCCCATATTTTTCTGCCTAAAACCCACACGAGGCGTTGTGTGGGCCCACAATATTCGGTTAGCTTCGCCGCAACCGGCCCTAGGGCTCGGGGGATAGAATGCAGGAGAATAATACCATGGCAACCAAACCCATGACCAAGACCCAACTCGTCGCCGCTCTGGCCGAAGAGATGGGCGCAGACAAAAAAGCTGCTGGTGCAGCGCTGGACGCAGTGACCGCAGTTGTCACCAAGGAAGTTTCTAACGGCGGCGCCGTGACCCTTCCCGGCATCGGCAAGGTCTATTGCCGCGAGCGTCCTGAGCGCATGGTTCGCAACCCCGCCACGGGCGAGCAGATCAAGAAAGAAGCCGACAAGCAGGTCAAGATGACCATTGCCAAGGCACTTAAGGATTCCGTGAACGGCTAATTGCTGTCCACATGAAGACGTGAAAGGGTCGCGCCTGAGAAGGGCGCGGCCCTTTTGCTTTGACGGGGGCAGGATATGGACGTGCGCGCGGTTCTGATGGGGCTGACCTTTGCCCTGATCTGGTCATCCGCGTTTTCCTCGGCCCGGATCATCGTCGAGGCGGCACCACCCCTGTTTTCCCTTTCGGCGCGCTTTGCGATTTCTGGCCTGATCGGCGTGGGCATTGCCTGGGCATTGGGGCAAGGGTTCAACCTAACGCGCAGCCAATGGCGGGCGGTTCTGATCTTCGGCATCTGCCAGAACGCGATCTATCTGGGCCTAAACTTCGTTGCGATGCAGACGATTGAGGCTTCCCTTGCCGCGATTATTGCATCGACCATGCCATTGCTGGTGGCGCTGGCGAACTGGACCATCTTCAAGGAACGCCTGCCCGTGATGGGCATTTTCGGAATGGTCGCGGGCTTCGCAGGCGTTGCGCTGATCATGGCGCAGCGGTTCGAAGGCGGCGCTGACCCGTTCGCGATTGGCTTATGTATGATCGCAGCCGTGGCGCTGGCGGCCGCCACTTTGACCGTCAAGAGCGCCTCAAGCGACGGCGGCAATCTGTTGATGATCGTGGGCTTG
It contains:
- a CDS encoding HU family DNA-binding protein — protein: MATKPMTKTQLVAALAEEMGADKKAAGAALDAVTAVVTKEVSNGGAVTLPGIGKVYCRERPERMVRNPATGEQIKKEADKQVKMTIAKALKDSVNG
- a CDS encoding DMT family transporter, with the protein product MDVRAVLMGLTFALIWSSAFSSARIIVEAAPPLFSLSARFAISGLIGVGIAWALGQGFNLTRSQWRAVLIFGICQNAIYLGLNFVAMQTIEASLAAIIASTMPLLVALANWTIFKERLPVMGIFGMVAGFAGVALIMAQRFEGGADPFAIGLCMIAAVALAAATLTVKSASSDGGNLLMIVGLQMLVGSIALLFPALALEELVVEWTTPFILAFIYTTLMPGLAATFIWFLLVGRIGPTRAATYHFLNPVFGVAIAYVLLSEQLSWIDAVGVAIIAGGILAVQRARIAT